In Methylomagnum ishizawai, one DNA window encodes the following:
- a CDS encoding DUF6311 domain-containing protein translates to MIFFKKHVGIETARFWREFIIAGRFGMVGVAATAVHITVVWLLVGTGWFPVLAANLVAFLTAFGISFTGNYCWTFSRPGCPRRALARFFLISGSAFAANTVVLAALLRTGWLAPQVAAVASAALIPVITFLASRLWVFRASVARSGANPAGTGFAMFDGGNRVGWISVLPVVLGVAAFWMVVGPRVLDPTNIAWLDDGDPATHYLGWQFFRHSDWHFPLGLNPDYGLELGNAIVFSDSNPLMAFLFKPVAALLPEPFQYFGLWMLACFILQAWFAWKLLGLVVDSPSIRALGCGLFLFSPPMIWRLNGHISLMGHFLILAGLYLALNPWSERRSSAWGLLLGVAALVHSYFLAMVAALWLADLAGQTRWGGRGIRGVLAELALSLALVGVICWQAGYFSIRGGMIVGGYGFYRMNLLSLFDADGWSYVLNDIPGGSGDYEGFNFLGLGVVLLLLWSIPSVIGIRVDLGVVLRKRPAVIGLFVALGVFAVSNKIGIGPYNIEFSLPEWGTRLTNTFRSSGRMFWPVFYALLLTIIYVITRAHEKRVAVSLLAVALAVQVVDTGAAWQDFHARYMATPAVEWKTPLRDPFWAEAATHYKKVRWVRPENHTPDWQVFAAYAGHYGLGTDAVYLARVGAGPLVAAQVQAGEAIATGRYQPDSLYILEGGVLGPALLGLDAKTDLLARIDGFNVLAPGWKTCAGCGPVVGELALTDIFPPIRVGERIQFTRSAPGTAYLVAGWAGPEPWGTWSERSAAKIRLPLASADAQEILIEANALVASPHPEQAVEVWMNGVLAGTERLTRYSGNQIRMAIPQAVRDQLGTDPVLNLKFKFPGVVRPVDIGLGDDKRHLALGLIAITVR, encoded by the coding sequence ATGATTTTCTTCAAAAAGCACGTGGGCATCGAAACCGCCCGCTTTTGGCGCGAGTTCATCATCGCGGGTCGCTTTGGCATGGTGGGGGTCGCCGCCACGGCGGTCCATATCACGGTGGTGTGGCTGTTGGTCGGGACGGGGTGGTTCCCGGTGTTGGCCGCCAATTTGGTGGCATTCCTGACGGCTTTCGGTATTTCCTTCACCGGAAATTATTGCTGGACTTTCAGCAGGCCCGGCTGTCCACGCCGGGCGTTGGCGAGGTTTTTCTTGATTTCCGGGAGCGCGTTCGCGGCCAATACCGTGGTGCTGGCGGCCTTGTTGCGGACCGGATGGCTCGCGCCCCAAGTCGCCGCTGTGGCCTCGGCGGCGCTGATTCCCGTGATTACTTTTCTCGCTAGCAGGTTGTGGGTATTCCGCGCATCCGTGGCGAGGTCCGGGGCAAACCCGGCGGGCACCGGCTTTGCGATGTTCGACGGCGGGAATCGGGTTGGGTGGATATCGGTATTGCCCGTGGTTTTGGGGGTAGCCGCATTCTGGATGGTGGTTGGGCCGAGGGTATTGGATCCGACCAATATCGCCTGGCTCGACGATGGCGATCCCGCCACCCATTATCTGGGATGGCAGTTTTTCCGGCATTCCGATTGGCATTTTCCCTTGGGCTTGAACCCCGATTATGGCCTCGAACTGGGCAATGCCATTGTCTTTTCCGACTCAAATCCCCTGATGGCGTTCCTGTTTAAACCGGTGGCGGCCCTGTTGCCCGAACCTTTCCAGTATTTCGGGTTATGGATGCTGGCCTGCTTCATCTTGCAGGCGTGGTTCGCCTGGAAACTGCTTGGATTGGTTGTCGATAGTCCGTCGATACGCGCTTTGGGCTGCGGGTTGTTTTTGTTCTCCCCGCCGATGATTTGGCGCTTGAATGGGCATATCAGCCTGATGGGGCATTTTTTGATCCTCGCCGGCCTTTATCTGGCTTTGAACCCTTGGTCGGAACGGCGCTCGTCGGCTTGGGGCTTGCTACTGGGGGTTGCCGCCTTGGTCCATTCCTATTTCCTGGCGATGGTCGCGGCCTTGTGGCTGGCCGATCTCGCCGGACAAACCCGCTGGGGCGGGCGGGGTATCCGTGGAGTCCTTGCCGAACTCGCCCTGAGCCTCGCGCTGGTCGGCGTCATTTGTTGGCAGGCTGGTTATTTTAGTATTCGTGGCGGTATGATCGTCGGTGGCTATGGGTTTTATCGGATGAATCTGCTGTCCCTTTTCGATGCCGATGGATGGTCGTATGTCTTGAATGATATACCGGGCGGGAGTGGGGACTATGAGGGGTTCAATTTCTTGGGCTTGGGTGTGGTGTTACTGTTGCTTTGGTCCATCCCATCCGTGATCGGGATACGGGTGGATTTGGGGGTGGTACTACGGAAAAGGCCCGCTGTAATAGGCTTGTTTGTCGCCTTGGGTGTTTTTGCGGTTTCCAATAAAATCGGTATTGGACCTTATAATATTGAATTCTCTCTGCCGGAATGGGGGACGCGGCTGACCAATACCTTCCGTAGTTCTGGGAGGATGTTTTGGCCGGTGTTTTACGCGCTGCTATTGACGATTATTTACGTGATCACCAGGGCGCATGAAAAACGGGTGGCTGTGAGTTTGCTGGCCGTGGCTCTGGCTGTTCAGGTGGTGGATACCGGGGCGGCTTGGCAGGATTTCCATGCGAGGTATATGGCGACCCCGGCGGTGGAATGGAAAACCCCTTTGCGCGACCCTTTTTGGGCCGAGGCAGCGACCCATTATAAGAAAGTCCGCTGGGTCCGCCCGGAAAACCATACCCCGGATTGGCAGGTGTTCGCGGCCTACGCGGGCCATTATGGCTTGGGGACCGATGCCGTCTACCTCGCCAGGGTCGGCGCGGGGCCGTTGGTCGCGGCCCAAGTCCAGGCTGGGGAAGCCATCGCCACCGGGCGCTACCAACCGGATTCGCTCTACATCCTCGAAGGTGGCGTGTTGGGTCCGGCCCTGCTCGGCCTCGATGCCAAAACCGATCTGCTGGCCCGGATCGATGGCTTCAATGTGCTGGCTCCAGGCTGGAAAACCTGCGCCGGATGCGGGCCTGTCGTCGGCGAGTTGGCGTTGACCGATATTTTTCCGCCAATCCGGGTGGGCGAGCGGATTCAATTCACGCGGTCCGCCCCCGGCACCGCTTATCTGGTAGCGGGATGGGCGGGGCCGGAGCCGTGGGGAACATGGTCGGAGCGGTCCGCGGCCAAGATCAGGCTGCCGTTAGCGAGTGCCGATGCCCAGGAGATACTGATCGAGGCCAACGCCCTGGTGGCGTCCCCGCATCCCGAGCAGGCGGTCGAGGTGTGGATGAACGGGGTTTTGGCCGGTACCGAGCGCCTGACCCGATATTCCGGCAACCAAATCCGCATGGCCATTCCCCAGGCCGTCCGCGACCAACTCGGGACGGACCCGGTCTTGAACCTGAAATTCAAATTCCCAGGCGTGGTCCGCCCGGTGGACATTGGCCTCGGCGACGACAAGCGCCACCTCGCGCTGGGGCTCATCGCCATCACCGTGCGCTGA